The following nucleotide sequence is from Clostridia bacterium.
ATTAACTGTTACACCACCTTTACCACCACCATATGGTAAACCAATAACAGCACATTTAATACTCATCAAAGTTGCCAAGGCTTTTACTTCTTGAAGATTTACCAAAGGATGAAAGCGAATCCCGCCTTTGGCAGGTCCCATTACATCATTATGCTGAACCCGATATCCCTTAAAAACCCTAACACTACCATCATCCATTCGTACCGAAAAAGTAACTTCCAAAGAACGCCTTGGCTCCAAAAGTGCTTTGGCGGTCTCCTCATCTAAATCCAATAATTTAATGGCTCTGTTTATTTGATAATCCGCTGTTCCGTTAAAACTCAAAATAGTGGCCTCCCTCCTGCTATTTAACTAGTAATCCTATTTACAACTATAAACATACGACACAATATATAACATTTGCAAGTAAGGAACTAGAGTTTAACTATAAGTATACAATATATTTAAAAGGCCGCTTCCCGTAGTTGGGGAAGCGGCCTTTGTTTATGAACCAGGATAACGCCGCCACCAATCAAGCGTTCCTTTATAACCAGTAAAAAGATCATCGGCCAAACGAATAATCAATTCACTTAACTCAATTCTTTCTATCCATTCTTTGGGCAATCCTTCAAAACCTAAATAAGCACCAAGAATATTGCCTACTATAGCCCCAGCACTGTTACTACCACCATCATGATTTACCGCCACATAAAGTGCTTGTTTAAAATTATCCGGATGTTTCAAAACCGCATAAATAGCAATCGCCAAAGCCTCTTCTGCTACACGTCCCTCACCAATCTCGCTAATAGCTTGTACAGGTTCTAGATCACTTTCTGCTAAGCGTAAAGCCTTGCGAACACTTTGATTACATTCCTCATAACCATCATAAAAAACTAGTTTTTCCAAAGAAGCTTGGACTGCTCTTTTAATTTCCACACCGGAAATAATTTTAGCAATTAAATAAGCTAAAAAACCAGCAGATAGATAACCACTTGGATGACCATGAGTCAGGGCCGCACATTCACAGCCCAATTCAAATGCATTTTTAGTAGAAAAATAAAGACCCACTGGTGCAATACGTTTAACTCCCCCACAACCCTTACTATCATTAATTCGTTTATCCAAAGTACCGTAATCTCCACTGGACAAGGCTGTTAAACAAGTTTTACCTGGTGAACGTTTTTCATGTAAATCTTTTACCTGAATTAAAAAACCATTATAAATATCTTCAATCTTCTTATTTTTAGGATATCCTTGTGTATAAAGCCAACGCAAATAAGCATAATAAACAATGGAAGGAAAATAACAGGCACCCCGCACCCTTTTTCTAGTTTCAGCCCGCAAAAGTCCTTCCACCGTAAATAAAGTAAGTTGTGTATCATCTGTAATTTCCGCCTTGCCTGCTGCATTACAAACCAAATCAACCAGACCTTGTTCTCCATGCTTTTCCTTAATCTCAGCCAAGCTTAACAAATCTACAGGTGCACCGAAAGCATCACCAATAGCCCCACCCAATAAACAACCTTTTATTTGCCCCTGTTTACTTTTAACCTTTAACACAGTACACACCTACCTTCCGGAAAAATTTCATCGTACAAACTATTAAATATAATTCCTTTAAAATTATAATTTTATGAAAAAACAAGGAAGCCTATCAGTCTAAGTTTGGCCGAAATACTCAATCTATTTGATTGCGATAATTTTGCATAACTCCTTTAA
It contains:
- a CDS encoding glutamate dehydrogenase — encoded protein: MLSFNGTADYQINRAIKLLDLDEETAKALLEPRRSLEVTFSVRMDDGSVRVFKGYRVQHNDVMGPAKGGIRFHPLVNLQEVKALATLMSIKCAVIGLPYGGGKGGVTVN
- a CDS encoding ADP-ribosylglycohydrolase family protein produces the protein MKGCLLGGAIGDAFGAPVDLLSLAEIKEKHGEQGLVDLVCNAAGKAEITDDTQLTLFTVEGLLRAETRKRVRGACYFPSIVYYAYLRWLYTQGYPKNKKIEDIYNGFLIQVKDLHEKRSPGKTCLTALSSGDYGTLDKRINDSKGCGGVKRIAPVGLYFSTKNAFELGCECAALTHGHPSGYLSAGFLAYLIAKIISGVEIKRAVQASLEKLVFYDGYEECNQSVRKALRLAESDLEPVQAISEIGEGRVAEEALAIAIYAVLKHPDNFKQALYVAVNHDGGSNSAGAIVGNILGAYLGFEGLPKEWIERIELSELIIRLADDLFTGYKGTLDWWRRYPGS